A region of Nostoc sp. 'Peltigera membranacea cyanobiont' N6 DNA encodes the following proteins:
- a CDS encoding ribose-phosphate pyrophosphokinase, producing the protein MNAHRGSAVLSSATFKVQPSATGLTENHRLRLFSGSANIQLSQEVARYLGMDLGPMIRKRFADGELYVQIQESIRGCDVYLIQPCCQPVNDHLMELLIMVDACRRASARQVTAVIPYYGYARADRKTAGRESITAKLVANLIVEAGANRVLAMDLHSAQIQGYFDIPFDHVYGSPVLLDYLASKQLPDVVVVSPDVGGVARARAFAKKLNDAPLAIIDKRRQAHNVAEVLNVIGDVRGKTAVLVDDMIDTGGTIAEGARLLREEGARQVYACATHAVFSPPAMERLSSGLFEEVIVTNTIPIPESNRFPQLVVLSVANLLGETIWRIHEDTSVSSMFR; encoded by the coding sequence ATGAATGCACATAGAGGATCTGCTGTGCTCAGTTCTGCAACTTTCAAAGTGCAACCATCTGCAACAGGACTGACTGAGAATCATCGCCTGCGGCTGTTTTCTGGCTCTGCCAATATCCAACTGTCTCAAGAAGTCGCTCGTTATCTGGGCATGGACTTGGGGCCAATGATTCGCAAAAGATTTGCGGATGGAGAACTTTACGTTCAAATCCAAGAATCAATTCGTGGTTGTGATGTCTATTTAATCCAGCCATGTTGTCAACCTGTGAACGATCATTTGATGGAATTATTGATTATGGTTGACGCTTGTCGTCGAGCTTCTGCGCGACAGGTGACGGCAGTAATTCCCTACTATGGGTATGCTCGTGCCGATCGCAAAACAGCAGGACGAGAGTCAATCACCGCCAAGCTGGTTGCTAACTTGATCGTGGAAGCTGGTGCTAACCGGGTTCTAGCAATGGATTTGCACTCGGCGCAAATTCAAGGTTATTTCGATATCCCCTTTGATCATGTTTATGGTTCGCCAGTATTGCTGGATTATCTAGCAAGCAAACAACTGCCCGATGTTGTAGTTGTTTCTCCTGATGTTGGCGGTGTAGCACGGGCGAGAGCATTTGCCAAAAAACTGAATGATGCGCCACTGGCAATTATTGACAAACGTCGTCAGGCACATAATGTTGCAGAAGTGTTAAATGTCATCGGCGATGTTAGAGGCAAAACGGCAGTGTTGGTCGATGACATGATCGACACAGGCGGCACGATCGCAGAAGGGGCGCGATTACTGCGTGAAGAAGGAGCGCGTCAGGTATATGCCTGTGCAACTCATGCGGTATTCTCTCCACCAGCGATGGAGCGATTATCTAGTGGTTTGTTTGAGGAAGTCATTGTCACCAATACGATCCCCATACCAGAAAGTAATCGTTTTCCTCAACTAGTGGTGCTGTCAGTGGCTAATCTCTTAGGAGAAACCATTTGGCGGATTCATGAAGATACTTCAGTTAGTAGTATGTTTCGCTAA
- a CDS encoding amino acid transporter, which produces MAKSIISTKRLSSQFISWLLEENRPDKEGSYRRKEEAHRQHSWWQVMCLTGVDYFSTLGYQPGIAALAAGALSPIATLILVLLTLFGALPIYRRIAAESPHGEGSIAMLERLLPWWQGKLLVLCLLGFVATDFIITITLSAADATAHIIENPLIPDWFHGQAIAITLVLVALLGAVFLRGFREAIGIAVVLVGVYLLLNSIVVSVGVYQILTHPGAIANWHTALFARHSNPLILIGISLLIFPKLALGLSGFETGVTVMPLVKGSSSDTSQYSKARVQNTRKLLTTAALIMSFFLLTTSFITTLLIPVAEFASGGKANGRALAYLAHLHLGNGFGTIYDVSTISILWFAGASAMAGLLNIVPRYLPRYGMAPNWARVTRPLVLVYTAIAFVVTIIFKASVEAQGGAYATGVLVLITSAAFAVTLSAHRHREKRAKLVFGIITLLFLYTTIVNIIERPEGIRIAGFFIGAIILTSLVSRVWRSTELRTERIEVDELAGQFLAEESQGAIRLIANRLNKGDVLEYFLKEKEVREDNHIPANDPILFLEIQVSDASEFADIIKVRGVQVGDYRILRAESAAVPNAIAALLLYIRDHTGKIPHAYFGWVEGNPIQYLLRFILFGEGDIAVVTREVLRRAEKNPHKRPGVHVGG; this is translated from the coding sequence ATGGCTAAATCAATTATTTCAACAAAACGCCTCAGCAGTCAGTTTATTAGCTGGTTGCTTGAAGAAAACAGACCAGATAAGGAAGGATCGTACCGTCGTAAGGAAGAAGCACATCGCCAGCATTCTTGGTGGCAGGTCATGTGCTTGACTGGTGTAGATTATTTCTCAACCCTTGGCTATCAACCTGGTATTGCAGCATTGGCTGCTGGCGCTCTTTCTCCTATAGCTACCCTGATTCTAGTTTTGCTGACGCTGTTCGGAGCGTTGCCAATCTATAGACGCATTGCTGCCGAAAGCCCTCATGGTGAAGGGTCGATCGCAATGTTAGAGCGTTTGCTCCCTTGGTGGCAAGGTAAATTACTTGTGCTGTGCTTACTTGGCTTTGTGGCAACCGACTTTATTATTACCATTACCCTATCGGCTGCTGATGCTACAGCCCATATAATCGAAAATCCGCTGATCCCAGATTGGTTTCACGGTCAGGCGATCGCAATCACCCTAGTATTAGTTGCATTACTAGGCGCAGTTTTCTTGAGAGGTTTCCGAGAAGCGATTGGAATTGCAGTCGTGTTGGTGGGAGTTTATTTGCTGTTAAACTCCATAGTCGTTAGCGTTGGTGTGTATCAGATTTTAACTCACCCAGGAGCGATCGCTAACTGGCATACGGCACTTTTTGCCCGCCATTCCAACCCTTTGATCCTAATTGGTATATCTCTACTCATATTTCCGAAGCTAGCACTAGGATTGTCAGGCTTTGAAACTGGTGTTACCGTTATGCCTCTCGTCAAAGGTAGCAGTAGTGACACTTCTCAATATTCCAAAGCACGGGTTCAGAATACACGTAAGCTGCTGACTACTGCTGCTCTGATTATGAGCTTCTTTTTGCTCACCACCAGCTTTATAACCACTCTACTGATTCCAGTTGCAGAATTTGCATCTGGGGGCAAAGCTAACGGACGAGCCCTGGCTTATTTAGCCCACCTGCATCTCGGTAATGGCTTTGGCACGATTTACGATGTCAGTACTATTTCCATTTTGTGGTTTGCAGGTGCATCTGCAATGGCAGGGCTACTGAATATTGTGCCGCGCTACCTACCACGTTATGGTATGGCACCCAATTGGGCACGAGTAACGCGACCTTTAGTGTTGGTGTACACAGCGATCGCTTTTGTTGTCACAATCATCTTCAAAGCAAGTGTAGAAGCCCAAGGTGGAGCTTACGCAACTGGTGTGCTTGTATTGATTACCTCAGCAGCCTTTGCCGTAACCTTATCAGCCCACCGTCACAGAGAGAAGCGAGCAAAACTTGTTTTTGGGATTATCACCCTGTTATTTTTATATACTACTATTGTTAATATCATCGAAAGACCAGAGGGGATTAGGATCGCTGGATTTTTCATTGGTGCGATCATTCTTACCTCACTAGTTTCTCGTGTTTGGCGTTCAACGGAACTGCGAACAGAACGGATCGAAGTTGACGAACTTGCCGGTCAATTTCTTGCGGAAGAGAGCCAGGGAGCAATACGGCTAATTGCAAATAGGTTGAATAAAGGCGATGTCCTAGAGTATTTTTTAAAAGAGAAAGAAGTCCGCGAGGATAACCATATTCCAGCCAACGATCCAATTCTTTTTCTAGAGATTCAGGTATCAGATGCTTCCGAGTTTGCGGATATCATCAAAGTAAGAGGGGTACAAGTTGGTGATTATCGCATTTTAAGGGCTGAGAGTGCAGCAGTACCTAATGCGATCGCGGCTTTACTGCTTTATATTCGTGACCATACAGGTAAAATTCCTCATGCCTACTTCGGCTGGGTTGAGGGCAACCCCATACAATACTTACTGCGTTTTATCTTGTTTGGTGAGGGTGATATTGCTGTAGTCACCCGGGAAGTACTTCGTCGGGCTGAAAAGAATCCCCACAAACGTCCTGGAGTTCATGTTGGGGGTTGA
- a CDS encoding glycosyltransferase family 39 protein, producing MKQSKYYFLVFIIIIISIFLRFCLLQNQSLWFDEGWSLALSDATSVQENLFNIVNREAGDKYQPLYYLVLFYWRSVFGDSEFAIRSLSSLLGVGSVIAIFFTSLRVYGRKHALWSSTILAVSSFSVFYSQDARPYALLIFITSLQIYFFSYAITVDKRNKIIPQLLFGIFTAIGSFGSILTIIFSSSICLSHAIIYRNLKELLRWWIPPVVFSSPMLWFYLSSPAASDPTATQVTRTGLPIITNIIFVFYGILVGTSYGPPLEKLRDPEKISVLLGYWPQLLIFIIVITIIFLALVKSLSRHRKKKRYQQADYFFTSLLVTSFLLTLLFALATKINWLPRHSFYLCIPIVILIPSAFLHNYQRQNKLSLLSQVPKLATVSLLLMNVYSNWQYYSNPAYSKDDYRSAVRYLLQNRNESAKSVLLYGQPRLLKYYGDSSTIYAPDYIRKIMKGKNIGEKVSIATNNADTVFVIVNREFYWEFRDVFQAEMSDLYKLQGEADWPYMKIYRFTRKK from the coding sequence ATGAAACAGTCAAAATACTATTTTCTTGTTTTTATTATTATCATAATTAGCATCTTTCTGCGTTTCTGTTTATTGCAAAATCAAAGTCTTTGGTTTGATGAAGGCTGGAGTCTAGCTTTATCTGATGCTACAAGCGTTCAAGAAAATTTATTCAACATTGTAAATCGAGAAGCTGGTGATAAATACCAACCACTTTATTATTTGGTCTTATTCTATTGGCGTTCAGTGTTTGGAGATAGTGAATTTGCGATTAGATCGCTCTCATCTTTACTAGGAGTCGGCTCAGTAATTGCCATATTTTTTACGAGTCTACGTGTTTATGGAAGAAAACATGCTTTATGGTCGTCTACGATCCTAGCAGTTAGTTCTTTTAGCGTATTCTATAGCCAAGATGCCAGACCTTACGCATTATTAATATTTATAACCTCACTTCAAATATATTTTTTTAGTTATGCAATTACTGTAGATAAGAGGAATAAAATTATTCCCCAATTGCTTTTTGGTATCTTTACAGCCATAGGAAGTTTTGGCAGTATTTTGACAATTATATTTAGTTCATCAATTTGTTTATCTCATGCAATTATTTATAGAAACTTAAAAGAATTGCTCAGATGGTGGATACCTCCGGTAGTTTTTTCCTCCCCAATGCTTTGGTTTTACTTATCATCACCAGCTGCATCCGATCCAACTGCTACTCAAGTTACTCGGACTGGATTACCTATAATTACAAACATAATTTTTGTGTTCTACGGTATATTAGTCGGGACATCCTATGGGCCGCCACTAGAGAAATTACGCGATCCAGAAAAGATAAGTGTTTTACTTGGTTACTGGCCTCAGCTATTAATATTTATTATTGTCATTACTATCATATTTTTAGCTTTAGTAAAAAGTCTATCAAGACACCGCAAGAAGAAAAGATATCAACAGGCTGATTACTTTTTCACATCGCTTTTAGTAACATCATTTTTACTCACCTTGCTGTTTGCCTTGGCAACCAAAATTAATTGGCTACCTCGCCACTCTTTTTATCTATGTATACCAATTGTCATTTTGATTCCATCAGCTTTTTTACATAATTATCAGCGCCAGAATAAACTTTCTCTACTCTCTCAAGTTCCAAAGTTAGCTACTGTTTCTTTACTATTGATGAATGTTTATTCAAATTGGCAATACTATTCCAATCCCGCCTATTCAAAAGATGACTACCGTTCGGCTGTTCGCTATCTGCTACAAAATCGAAATGAATCTGCAAAATCTGTATTGTTATACGGGCAGCCTAGATTACTAAAATATTACGGAGATTCATCAACAATATATGCACCAGATTATATTCGGAAAATTATGAAGGGAAAAAATATTGGAGAAAAAGTTAGTATAGCGACAAACAATGCAGATACAGTTTTTGTGATCGTTAACCGCGAATTTTATTGGGAATTTAGAGATGTTTTTCAAGCAGAAATGAGTGATTTATATAAACTACAAGGTGAGGCTGATTGGCCTTATATGAAAATATATCGATTCACAAGAAAAAAATAG
- a CDS encoding histidine triad nucleotide-binding protein — translation MSETVETIFSKIIRREIPADIVYEDDLVLAFKDIHPQAPVHILVIPKKPIPTLADAESQDRALLGHLLLTAKRVAEVAELKNGYRVVINTGDDGGQTVHHLHLHILGGRQLDWPPG, via the coding sequence ATGAGTGAAACTGTAGAAACGATTTTCAGCAAAATCATTCGTCGGGAAATTCCCGCCGATATTGTTTATGAGGATGATTTGGTCTTAGCATTCAAAGACATCCATCCCCAAGCACCTGTTCACATCCTGGTTATTCCCAAAAAACCCATTCCCACGCTAGCTGATGCTGAATCTCAAGATCGTGCTTTGTTGGGGCATCTTTTGTTAACCGCCAAACGTGTTGCAGAAGTTGCTGAATTGAAAAATGGTTATCGAGTTGTTATCAACACTGGTGACGATGGTGGTCAGACAGTCCACCACTTACATCTGCATATTTTGGGAGGACGGCAGTTGGACTGGCCCCCTGGTTGA
- the psbA gene encoding photosystem II q(b) protein translates to MTATLQRRESANVWDRFCEWITSTNNRIYIGWFGVVMIPTLLAATACFVVAFIAAPPVDIDGIREPVAGSLIYGNNIISGAVVPSSNAIGLHFYPIWEAASLDEWLYNGGPYQLVVFHFLIGIFCYMGREWELSYRLGMRPWIAIAYSAPVAAATAVFLVYPIGQGSFSDGMPLGISGTFNFMIVFQAEHNILMHPFHQLGVAGVFGGSLFSAMHGSLVTSSLVRETTETESQNYGYKFGQEEETYNIVAAHGYFGRLIFQYASFNNSRSLHFFLAAWPVIGIWFTALGVSTMAFNLNGFNFNQSIIDSEGRVIATWADVINRANLGMEVMHERNAHNFPLDLAAGDLAPVALSAPAING, encoded by the coding sequence ATGACAGCAACCTTACAACGCCGCGAAAGCGCCAACGTATGGGATAGATTCTGTGAGTGGATCACCAGCACCAACAACCGGATTTACATCGGTTGGTTCGGCGTAGTCATGATCCCCACCTTGCTAGCCGCCACAGCTTGCTTCGTAGTCGCCTTCATCGCCGCACCACCAGTAGACATCGATGGTATCCGCGAACCTGTAGCAGGTTCCTTAATCTACGGAAACAACATCATCTCTGGTGCAGTAGTACCTTCCTCCAACGCCATTGGTTTGCACTTCTACCCAATTTGGGAAGCAGCATCCTTAGATGAGTGGTTGTACAACGGCGGTCCTTACCAGTTGGTAGTTTTTCACTTCCTGATTGGCATATTCTGCTACATGGGTCGTGAATGGGAACTATCCTACCGTTTAGGAATGCGTCCTTGGATTGCGATCGCATATTCGGCTCCAGTAGCAGCAGCAACCGCAGTATTCTTGGTATACCCCATCGGTCAAGGTTCCTTCTCTGACGGTATGCCCTTGGGTATCTCAGGAACATTCAACTTCATGATCGTGTTCCAAGCAGAACACAACATCTTGATGCACCCCTTCCACCAATTAGGTGTAGCTGGTGTATTCGGCGGAAGTTTGTTCTCTGCAATGCACGGTTCGCTTGTAACTTCTTCACTAGTTCGTGAAACCACCGAAACCGAGTCACAAAACTACGGTTACAAATTCGGTCAAGAAGAAGAAACCTACAACATCGTTGCAGCCCACGGCTACTTCGGTCGGTTAATCTTCCAATACGCTTCTTTTAACAACAGCCGTTCGCTGCACTTCTTCCTCGCAGCATGGCCTGTAATCGGCATCTGGTTCACCGCCTTGGGTGTAAGCACAATGGCGTTTAACTTGAACGGTTTCAACTTCAACCAATCAATCATTGACTCTGAAGGTCGTGTGATTGCAACTTGGGCTGATGTTATCAACCGCGCTAACCTGGGTATGGAAGTAATGCACGAGCGCAATGCTCACAACTTCCCTCTAGATTTGGCTGCTGGGGATCTTGCTCCTGTTGCTCTTTCTGCTCCTGCTATCAACGGTTAA
- a CDS encoding 3'(2'),5'-bisphosphate nucleotidase CysQ family protein: MKDLQEILAIAREIGWGAADILRSYYHGTAKDPNLEVQYKQNEPVTVADVAVSQYILQKLQATLGNEDFAYISEETYQLPSTGAHSSFPWVWIIDPLDGTRDFIEKTGDYAVHIALVKETRPVLAVVAVPEAGKLYYATKGGGAFVETRDRSVPLQVSLGKRVEDLTLVVSRSHRNQRLDYLLQNLPCQHQKSVGSVGCKIATIVEQQADIYISLSGKSAPKDWDMAAPELILTEAGGKFTHFDGAPLQYNTGDINQWGGLLASNGEYHEALCQEAEKILAQFDRS; the protein is encoded by the coding sequence ATGAAAGACTTACAAGAAATATTAGCGATCGCTCGTGAGATCGGTTGGGGTGCAGCAGATATACTGCGATCGTATTACCACGGCACCGCAAAAGACCCTAATTTAGAAGTCCAATATAAACAGAATGAGCCTGTTACCGTTGCCGATGTAGCTGTGAGTCAATATATTTTGCAGAAGCTACAAGCAACTTTGGGTAATGAAGATTTTGCTTACATCAGCGAAGAAACTTATCAATTGCCAAGTACTGGCGCACACTCTTCTTTCCCTTGGGTATGGATAATTGATCCTTTAGATGGTACGCGAGACTTTATCGAAAAAACTGGTGACTATGCAGTTCATATTGCTTTAGTCAAGGAAACACGCCCAGTATTAGCTGTGGTGGCAGTACCAGAGGCAGGAAAGTTATATTATGCTACCAAAGGTGGGGGAGCATTTGTAGAAACCCGCGATCGCTCTGTTCCTTTACAAGTGTCGTTAGGTAAACGAGTTGAAGATTTAACTTTAGTCGTTAGCCGCTCTCACCGCAACCAACGATTAGATTACTTGCTGCAAAATCTACCCTGTCAACATCAGAAAAGTGTGGGTAGTGTAGGCTGCAAAATCGCCACCATTGTCGAGCAACAGGCAGATATCTACATTTCCCTTTCTGGAAAGTCTGCGCCCAAAGACTGGGATATGGCAGCACCAGAACTGATTTTAACCGAAGCTGGTGGTAAGTTTACCCACTTTGACGGCGCTCCGTTGCAGTATAACACTGGTGATATCAATCAATGGGGAGGTTTGCTAGCTAGTAATGGTGAATATCACGAAGCCCTGTGTCAGGAAGCAGAAAAGATTTTAGCGCAGTTCGATCGCAGCTAA
- a CDS encoding sugar kinase yields MTNPKSKIQNPKSDRGLFVGLVTLDLIYLADSAPKNNQKIVATDYTVAAGGPATNAAVTFSYLGNQATVLGVVGSHPMTQLIRGDLANYQVAIADLEPTTDLAPPVSSIIVTQATGERAVVSINAVKTPASEASIPPDILSNVDIVLIDGHQMAVSCSIAQMAKAKNIPVVIDGGSWKPGFEQILPFVDYAICSANFYPPNCQTGKDVFAYLGEYNTPHIAITHGQKPIEYLSCTKTGIVDVLQIQAVDTLGAGDIFHGAFCHYILRESFTDTLALAANIAADSCKFFGPRRWMDLK; encoded by the coding sequence ATGACTAATCCAAAATCTAAAATCCAAAATCCAAAATCGGATCGGGGGTTATTTGTGGGTTTAGTAACCTTGGATTTGATTTACCTTGCGGACTCTGCCCCTAAGAATAATCAGAAGATTGTTGCTACTGACTATACTGTAGCGGCAGGTGGGCCAGCAACCAACGCGGCTGTAACTTTCAGCTATTTAGGTAATCAGGCAACAGTCTTAGGTGTAGTTGGTTCTCACCCAATGACGCAGCTAATTCGAGGTGATTTGGCAAATTACCAAGTTGCGATCGCAGACCTTGAGCCTACCACGGATTTAGCACCGCCTGTCTCCTCAATCATTGTCACCCAAGCCACGGGGGAACGAGCTGTGGTTTCCATCAATGCTGTCAAAACTCCAGCCAGCGAAGCATCTATCCCACCAGATATTTTGTCAAATGTCGATATAGTACTGATTGATGGACATCAGATGGCGGTTAGTTGTTCTATAGCTCAAATGGCTAAAGCCAAGAATATTCCAGTAGTAATTGATGGTGGTAGTTGGAAACCTGGATTTGAGCAAATTTTGCCGTTTGTAGATTATGCCATCTGTTCGGCTAATTTTTATCCCCCTAACTGCCAGACTGGAAAAGACGTTTTTGCTTATCTGGGCGAATATAATACCCCTCACATTGCCATTACCCACGGACAAAAACCAATTGAATACTTGAGTTGCACTAAAACTGGTATCGTAGATGTGCTACAGATTCAAGCAGTTGACACATTAGGGGCTGGAGATATTTTCCACGGTGCTTTTTGTCATTACATTTTACGGGAAAGTTTTACTGATACACTGGCGCTAGCAGCTAATATTGCAGCTGATTCCTGCAAATTTTTTGGTCCCCGGCGCTGGATGGATTTAAAATAA
- the rsmI gene encoding 16S rRNA (cytidine(1402)-2'-O)-methyltransferase produces the protein MQTDPKPGTLYVVGTPIGNLEDITFRAVRILQTVDIIAAEDTRHTGKLLQHFQVKTPQVSYHEHNRTSRIPELLEHLINNKAIALVSDAGMPGISDPGYELVKACIEAGISVVPIPGASAAITALSASGLPTNRFVFEGFLPAKTQQRQEHLESLQTESRTLIFYESPHRLRDTLQDLAEVWGSDRQIVLGRELTKLYEEFWRGTIAEAIAHYSQREPQGEYTLVVAGIPASQPQLTEEELKAELKQLINQGISRSQASRQLAKFTSLPRRQLYQLALSIVLTPEL, from the coding sequence ATGCAAACCGATCCAAAACCAGGAACACTTTATGTTGTCGGCACACCAATTGGCAATCTGGAAGATATAACCTTTCGGGCGGTGCGAATTTTGCAGACTGTAGATATCATCGCTGCGGAAGACACCCGTCATACAGGGAAACTGCTACAACATTTTCAAGTTAAGACTCCCCAAGTGAGTTACCACGAACATAATCGTACCAGCCGCATTCCAGAATTATTAGAGCATTTAATTAACAATAAAGCGATCGCTCTTGTGAGTGATGCTGGAATGCCAGGTATTTCCGATCCGGGATATGAACTGGTGAAAGCTTGTATTGAGGCGGGAATTTCAGTAGTTCCGATTCCTGGCGCTAGTGCAGCAATTACCGCTTTGAGTGCATCTGGATTACCAACGAATCGATTTGTCTTTGAAGGCTTTCTCCCGGCGAAAACTCAACAGAGACAAGAACACTTAGAATCTCTGCAAACAGAATCTCGCACATTGATTTTCTATGAATCGCCCCACCGCTTGCGAGATACTTTGCAAGACTTAGCAGAAGTTTGGGGAAGCGATCGCCAAATTGTGCTGGGGCGAGAGTTAACAAAATTGTATGAGGAATTTTGGCGGGGGACAATTGCCGAGGCGATCGCTCACTACAGCCAACGAGAACCCCAAGGTGAATATACATTAGTAGTTGCAGGAATTCCAGCCAGTCAGCCCCAATTGACAGAAGAGGAGTTGAAGGCCGAATTGAAACAGTTAATTAATCAGGGAATATCGCGATCGCAAGCTAGCCGTCAGTTAGCAAAATTTACCTCCCTTCCCCGTCGCCAACTCTATCAACTAGCTCTTTCTATAGTCCTGACTCCTGAGTTGTGA
- a CDS encoding diguanylate cyclase domain-containing protein: MLYKNLNIITKVSANLLCKLLGQPSVSNLESQLHDRHVQIQQIEEQERALYRVISKIRASLELETIFRTATKETCKLLRVERIAVYRFYENWGGEFVSDFEFAETGWDDVDTLGKNTVWNDSYLQEHQGGRYRNNETLVASDVYTIGLSQCHLEILEQFHIRAYATAPIFVGKKLWGVLAAYQHSQPHEWKKLEIQFLSQIATQLGFAVKQAEFLAQAEQKAAELYKANQQQNILFNLVAEIRESLNLDTLFKTTAREIRKALRSDRVSIFRFDPESNYTSGEFVCENVLPDYDSTIAIKVKDDCFGEKYAVAYHQGRIQVLSDIYQAGLKDCHLQLLEQFQIKAQIVAPLMKGKTLWGLLCVHQCCCSRKWKTSEIQFIRQLGAQFNVALEHSELLEQSRSQANQLAQANHALEIANSQLEKISKLDALTQIANRHCFDRFLEQEWNRLKLTGNYLSLVIFDIDYFKDYNDSYGHLAGDECLIQVARAAQAVLKRPTDLLARYGGEEFIVILPDTSESGAIKITKLIQNSIQELKIPHKKKNNFQYFVTVSLGVAIQKPTDKSSPQELINSADKALYKAKEQGRNRWVCAAKF; encoded by the coding sequence ATGTTATACAAAAATTTAAATATCATCACAAAAGTATCTGCTAATCTCCTCTGTAAGCTTTTAGGACAGCCTAGTGTTAGTAATTTAGAAAGTCAACTGCACGATCGACACGTTCAAATTCAGCAGATAGAAGAGCAAGAAAGGGCGCTTTACCGAGTTATTAGTAAAATCCGAGCTTCGCTTGAGTTAGAAACAATTTTTCGTACAGCTACCAAGGAAACTTGCAAGTTACTCCGTGTCGAGCGGATTGCAGTCTATCGCTTCTATGAAAACTGGGGTGGAGAATTTGTCAGCGACTTCGAGTTTGCAGAGACTGGATGGGATGATGTCGATACATTAGGAAAAAATACAGTTTGGAATGACTCTTATCTCCAAGAACATCAAGGTGGACGGTATCGTAATAATGAAACTTTAGTTGCTTCAGATGTCTATACAATAGGCTTGTCTCAATGCCATTTAGAAATTTTAGAACAGTTCCATATTCGAGCTTATGCAACTGCACCAATTTTTGTTGGAAAAAAATTGTGGGGAGTGCTTGCTGCTTATCAGCACTCACAACCACATGAATGGAAAAAATTAGAAATTCAATTTCTGTCTCAGATTGCAACGCAGTTAGGATTTGCAGTTAAACAAGCAGAATTTTTAGCTCAAGCAGAACAAAAAGCCGCAGAATTGTATAAAGCGAATCAGCAACAGAATATTCTGTTTAATTTAGTTGCTGAAATTCGTGAATCTCTTAATTTAGACACCTTGTTTAAGACTACTGCACGAGAAATTCGGAAAGCTCTCCGTAGCGATCGCGTCAGTATATTTCGATTTGACCCGGAATCGAACTATACTTCTGGGGAATTTGTCTGCGAGAATGTATTGCCTGACTACGATTCTACGATCGCCATCAAGGTAAAGGATGATTGTTTTGGTGAAAAATATGCAGTTGCTTATCACCAAGGGCGGATACAGGTATTATCAGATATTTATCAAGCTGGGCTAAAGGATTGTCACTTGCAACTGTTAGAGCAATTTCAAATCAAGGCACAAATTGTTGCACCTCTAATGAAAGGAAAAACTTTATGGGGATTACTATGTGTTCATCAATGCTGTTGTTCGCGTAAATGGAAAACATCTGAAATTCAATTTATCCGACAGTTAGGTGCTCAGTTTAATGTAGCTTTAGAACATTCCGAATTATTAGAGCAATCTCGCTCTCAAGCTAATCAACTTGCTCAAGCGAACCATGCTTTAGAAATTGCAAATTCTCAGCTAGAAAAAATCAGTAAGCTAGATGCTCTAACCCAAATCGCCAACCGTCATTGTTTTGATCGGTTTTTAGAGCAGGAATGGAATCGACTAAAACTAACTGGAAATTATTTATCTTTAGTTATATTTGATATTGATTATTTCAAGGATTATAACGATTCTTATGGACACCTAGCTGGAGATGAATGCTTAATACAAGTTGCTCGTGCAGCCCAAGCTGTATTAAAGCGTCCTACCGATCTACTAGCTCGTTATGGTGGTGAAGAATTTATTGTCATTTTGCCAGATACGAGCGAATCAGGTGCGATAAAAATAACTAAATTGATTCAAAATTCTATTCAAGAATTAAAGATTCCCCATAAAAAGAAGAATAACTTTCAATATTTTGTGACTGTCAGTTTAGGTGTAGCAATTCAAAAACCAACAGATAAAAGTTCACCTCAAGAATTAATTAACTCCGCCGACAAAGCTTTGTATAAAGCTAAAGAACAAGGACGTAATAGGTGGGTTTGTGCTGCAAAATTCTAA
- a CDS encoding Hfq-related RNA-binding protein, which produces MLTEFDTTLPSIRQVQNLIKQTTPVELKLLTGDVLIGKVLWQDPQCISIADENSQQTTVWKHAIAYIKPQVS; this is translated from the coding sequence ATGCTTACCGAATTTGACACCACTTTACCCAGTATTAGACAAGTCCAAAACCTGATTAAACAAACAACGCCAGTGGAATTAAAGCTGCTGACTGGTGATGTACTCATAGGAAAGGTTTTATGGCAAGACCCACAGTGTATCTCTATTGCTGATGAAAACAGTCAGCAAACTACTGTTTGGAAACATGCGATCGCATACATCAAGCCGCAAGTGAGTTAG